The following is a genomic window from Chania multitudinisentens RB-25.
CAATGCCAATTGAACAACCGGTGTACACCTCAATCAGGCCAATGCGGAACGGTATTTTCAGGCGGTCAATAATGCGCTGTGACAATTCCTGTAGCATCGTGTGGTCGGCTTGGCGTACCAGAACCAGAAACTCATCGCCTCCCAGCCGGGCCAGCAATTCACCTTCTTTGAGGCAGCCAAGGATGGCCCGTGAAACCTCGACCAGCAGACGGTCACCGAACATATGGCCGTAGGCGTCATTCACTTTTTTGAAGTTATCGAGATCGAGGTACACCAACCCGACGCTGTTGTCACCGCGCTCGTTAATCGCTTGGTTAACGTAATCCTGAATGGCGTTACGGTTTGGCAGACCGGTGATGGTATCGGTATTGGCCTGGACTCGCAGGCGCTCCAGAGCCCGGCGTTCTTCGGTAATATCGGTGCCGGAACAGATCAGAAAAACCTCTTTCTTCCCACTGCCACTATGTACGAATTTATTGCGGAACAAGAATAACCGTTCGCCCTTGACCGTTTTTATCCAACGCTCCACCTCGTAAGAGGAGCCATTGCGAAAGAAACCGGCAATATTACGACGAGATGCGACCGCCTCTTCTGGGCTCATAAACATCTGGAAGACGTTTTTACCGATCACATCCTGTTCCTGTAGACCCGTATATTCTTCGCTCAAGCGGTTAAAACGCTGAATGCGGCCATGCTGGTCAACGATCACAATCACCGAATTGGCTTCTGAGACTACCTGTTCAGCAAATGAGAGGCCATGTACCAGGTCACGTGCGACGGCCTGAGTATCAGTATAGGCAGAGGCAGTGCCGGCCCATTCGTGCTTATTGACCCGGCGGCCGACGAGGTGCAGGTGAATAGGTTGGCCACTGAGTTGAATGGTAAGGTCCAGGCTGGCGGTGATCCCACTCAAACGGCGTATTTTCGCCGCTTGCATATCGCTGAGAGCAACAGCGATGTGCGTTTTGCCTTTAACTGCGGTCAGTTCCAGGGCATTGCTGTCAAACGCCAGATGCCAATAGGGGCTGCTGGTACCAAAATGGGCGCTAAGTAGCATTGGACCTTGGTCTGTGAGCATGATCATTCCTCAAAAAGCAGGGTATCCGACGCTCGCGATGAGGGAACTGCTTGACCTCATGCCCGGTAGCGTAGGTATCCTTTATCCGTTAACGCCTTTTTTGTTAGTTATTAGTGTGGCAGTTGAACAATTATGTAGTCAATTATTCGTTTAGATAGGCAGCTAACTTGTTGCTTATCTGAAAATTCTGGCCTGTACCACACAA
Proteins encoded in this region:
- the pdeR gene encoding cyclic di-GMP phosphodiesterase yields the protein MLTDQGPMLLSAHFGTSSPYWHLAFDSNALELTAVKGKTHIAVALSDMQAAKIRRLSGITASLDLTIQLSGQPIHLHLVGRRVNKHEWAGTASAYTDTQAVARDLVHGLSFAEQVVSEANSVIVIVDQHGRIQRFNRLSEEYTGLQEQDVIGKNVFQMFMSPEEAVASRRNIAGFFRNGSSYEVERWIKTVKGERLFLFRNKFVHSGSGKKEVFLICSGTDITEERRALERLRVQANTDTITGLPNRNAIQDYVNQAINERGDNSVGLVYLDLDNFKKVNDAYGHMFGDRLLVEVSRAILGCLKEGELLARLGGDEFLVLVRQADHTMLQELSQRIIDRLKIPFRIGLIEVYTGCSIGIALCPEHGNDLDGLIRSADTAMYVAKEQGKRTFIVFSPEMNRRVAEYMWLDTNLRKGLEQNQLVVYYQPKISTHTGLACSVEALVRWDSPERGLIPPIQFISYAEESGLIGPLGLWVLQTAAKQAAKWQQQGLNIRIAVNISARQLVDDSVVNDLACVLEENQLTPCMLDFELTESSLIEDENRAHEVIGRLRALGAQVHLDDFGTGYSSLAQLARIPLDAIKLDKSFVRGVDLAPVSQSLIRAIVAAAEALQFRVIAEGVETESEDQFLNCVGVDEKQGFLFAQPMLPEEFEAWVQSYRPHHHQAEDDAGKG